The Streptomyces sp. R28 region CAGGAGGGCGCCGAGCCCTGTCAGGCCACGGAACAGGTCGTACTCGGCGAAGCCGGCATGGCAGCCCTGGTCGATGCGTGCGTGGGCGGAAGCCAGACGGCGGCGGGTGTGTGCGGCGACGACGTCGTCCAGTGTGTGCAGGGCTTCGGCATAGCGGTCGCTGTCGGCGGCGGCCAGGTGCAGGACGTAAGTCATCGCGGGTGCGCCCAGGTACAGGCTGGCATCGTCTCCATCGATGAGGGGGCCGATGGCGGCGAGTTGCCGGTGTACGGACTGCCAGGGGGCGAGCCCGCGCCGGGCTGGTTCGATGTGGAGCAGGGTGATGCCGAGGGGGCCGTGCGCGAGGGACTGCCGGGTGGCCAGGCCCGCCTCGGGCGCATTGGTCACCGTGGGGCTCCTTGGCTGCGGGCGGTCCAGGACAGGGCGGCGGCGCGGGCGAGGCGGCGGCAGGTGGCTTCGCCGTCGGGGTCGATGCCGGCAACGCGGTTGTGGTGCATGTGCAGTAGGGATGGCAGTACGGCGGCTGGGTCGGCACCGTTGGCTTTGAGGGCCTGGTGGTAGGCGGTGAGGGTGTCTCGGCGCAGGGCCCACGTTGTGGCGACGTAGGCGCTGTCCGGCAGGGACTGCAGGGAGGCGCGGTCGGGGTCCGGGGTGATGAGACGGATCGCCGTGGTGAGTACGTCACGGGGTGCGGGGTCGCCGTCGTTCTTCAGGAGGTTGGTCGTGAGCCATGTTCGGCTGTCTGCGGGTGAGCCGAGGAAAGTGTCGGCGATGTCCACGAAGCTGGCGGCGGTGACTGCAGGCCGCAGGCGATCGGGGACGGGAAGGGTCGTCTGCGCGAGGGCGGCGGCGGAGTCCGCGGCGAAGAACCCTTCGGCGGCCTCCAGGACGGTGCCGGTGCCGTAGCGACCAGTCTCCGGCTCGTCGGTGTCCCACTGCACGCGCTGGATCAGGCCCTCGGCGCGTAGCTCTGCGGCCCACGCGGCGACGCGCTGTGCGACGTCACCGAAGGCGTGCGGGTCTGACAGGCGGAGCCGCAGTCGCAGGTGGGCGTCGGGGTCGGCGTAGCGGGTGAACCACCAGTTCGGCCCCTCGGCTCCCCAGTTGCTCAGCAGCCGCGGCAGGCGGGTGGTCAGCACCTCCGGCACGCGGTCGGAGTTGCCGTACAGCTTGAGGTACGCCCACTCGCTCGCGCCTGGTATCCGGCCGGAGGCGCGGCTCACCACGGCCGTCGTCCGGGAGATGGGCGTGGGGGTGGGCGGCTGGTGGGCGGCGAAGGGCACTGTGATCTCATGCGTGCGTCCCACCCAGCCGAACGCGCTCTCCGGAGGCGCCTCGTGCAGCACCACTGTTCCGTTTCGGTCCAGCTCGGCCTGAAGGAGCTGGACGTGGGCGGAGATGTCGAGGTCCAGGCGCAGCCGTTGGTCGTCGCTGCCGACGTAGACGGTGCGCGGTACGCCGTAACGGATGCGCCAGTCGGTGAAGCGGAAGGCCCAGTTGTCTCCGCCAAGGTCTCGGGCGCGTAGTCGCCAGCACGCGGCGGACAGGATGGTGCGGCCGACGCGCACTTCGGGCAGGAACAGCAGTTGGGCCGCCGCGCCCCAGGCAAAGGGGAGGAGGACCGCGGCGTGCGAGCGGTGCAGTTCGCACACGAAGCGGACAAGTGGGTGGGTGGCGTTGGCGAGTTCCACGGCGTTCATGACCGACGGTTCGATCGGTCGACCGGTGGCCAACTGCACCAGGTACAGGCGTTGGGAGTCGGCGACGACGCCGAGGTCGTCCAGGTCGAGTGTGGCGTGCGGGTTGTGCTCGCTGACGGACAGCACGTTCGGCACGACGGCCGGGGCGCGGGCGACGTTGTACGTCGGCAGCCGCAGCGGCGGGCTGGAGACCTGGCCTCGGGCGGCGCCGGCGGTGAGCGTCGGCAGGTCGGCGTACGCGGCGGTCATCCGCTCCCGGTCGGGTCGCTCCAGCATGGTCAGGAAGCGGCCGGTAGTCGTGCCGGCCGCGAGGGAGAGCCCGGCCGTGCTCAGGGCGAACCGGCCGCGCTCCAGGTCCTTCAGGGAGGGCGACAGCACGGTGAAGCACAGTTCGACGTGCGCGGGAACCTGGTCGGGCTCGCCGAGGGACAGCGCCTGGATGTCCTCCTCGCTGAGGATGATCTCGCGCTGGTCGTTGAGGGCTGCGTTCTGGGCGAGGGCGAGGAGGTATTCGTCGCGACGGCTCGTTGCCAGCACCGGGCGCTTCAGGACCGTCCTGCGGTAGCCGACTGGAAAGCCGAGGCCGGTGTCTGGGTCGGTGAGGTCACGCAAGGGGACGATGGCGCCCATGCTGTAGCGCTCAAGAAACCGCGTCCGGTAGTCGTTCCAGGCCGGGGAGCCGTCCGGGTATGGCGTGATCCGGGCCATGACCTCCAGGGCGCGCTCCGCCTCACGGGTCACGATCTCCGGCAGGACGATGTTGCAGTCGGGCCGTAGGTTGACGACCAGGGTGCGGTCCGTGATGCCGGTGAGGGCGGTCATCCTTGCGCTGGCCTGTGCGCGGAGAGACTTTTGGTTGTCCAGTGGGCCGCTGTTGTGGGCGATGAGGAGCGTGCGAATCTGCCGCAACTTCGTGGCCGTGTCGGAGGCAGCTTCGGCTGTTTCGAGCTGGTCGACCAGGTGACCGAGTGTGTCGTCGCACGTCATGGGGGCGTGCAGGCTGCTCAGAAGCACCCGGTGCTCGACAAGGCTGCGCAGCACGTCCTCGATCACCGCAGGCGGGGTCTCGGGATAGTCGCTGGACAGCTTGGCCGTGAGGTCGCCGACCGTGATGGGCGTACGGGCCAGAGCCAGTACCGCTTCGACGGCTGGGGTGCGCCGTAGCCGCGTATCGGTGGGACCGTCAGCGTCACCCGGCTGATGCTGCACAGTGATGCTGCCCCCGCGCACCCTGCAGGTGGGGTCGGCGATGACATGCAGGTGCCGCAGCACCTCCAGGTCGCGTTCCAGGACGGTGATGACGTCCTTCAGCCACACCGCGTCGGCGTGCACGAAGGCGCGGTGTTCGGCGCCCCACTGGACTCGGGCTGTACCCCCGACACGTATAGGGGCGGGCCCGGCGAACAGCCCGAACGGCGTGGCGCGGTGCTGCATCCGCAGGAGGTAGCGGGCCAGGGAGACAGCTGTGCGCCTGACGATCCTTGGTCGCCGGGGTTCTCCGCCGAGCACCTTGCGGACAGTGTCGGCAAGGAGGGGGGTGGCGACCTCGATCGCAGCGGCCACGGTGTCATCCGTCCAGACCTGGGCGATCCACTCCTGCAACCGGTGCACGTCAGCGGACGCGTCGCCGTACAGATCTGGCCAGGGAGGCAGCGTCGCCGTCAACGGGAACACCGAAGCTCTGATCACTCCCGCATCAATAGCGCGATACATGGGACATGCCTCCTTCATCGTTACGACGGTGTGCGGGGCCGGACCGGCAAGGAGCCTCGGCCCGGCCCCGCGCGGCGGGTCAGCCGCCGATGCAGGTGCTGTTGGAGCAGGCGGACTGGCAGGTGGAGCCGCAGTTGTCGCTGGTGTCGTTCAGCAGCGAGCCGAGGACCGGGGCGGAGGCGACGGTCTCGATACGGAGGTCGAAGTCCAACGCTGCGTCGGCCCCGAAGTCCGTGGCGGCCTTCAGGGTGGTGCCTGTGTTCTGCGGTGCCATCGCGTTCTCCTCGTCTGGAGAGGTGGGTGGATTTGCCTTACGGCCTGATCGCGACGCGGGCGGCGTCACGGCCAGGAGATGGTGATCCGCGTGTGCAGCCGGTCGATGACGCGGCCTGCGGGGAGTTGGTCGTCCGGCGTTCCGGCCGGGTGGACCTCGATGTGCGCACGGTGACCGCGATGCTCGCGGTCCCAGGTCTGGATCTCCTCGACCAGGCGCTCAGCGACGGCCTTGCCCTGCGGCCCGTGGCCGACCGCGCCCAGCTCGAACCGGTCGGCGTCGTCGGTGGCGCGGACGGTGCGGTAGGCGAAGCTGTCGCCATCCACGAGGGTCGGCACGCCGAGCGGCGAGGCGGAAGCGACAAGGCCGTGTTGCCGGGCGGAGGGCTTCGCCGCCATCAGGGGGAGGTTGTCCAGGGCGGTCGTCAGCCACAGGTCCAGATGTTCGTTGGACTCATCGCCTGCGAGCGTCACGCCGGACCACGCCTCGGCGCGCGCGGTGCGCAGCGCGGCACGCAGGGCCTCGGTGTCGGGTTCGGGGTGTCCGTCCAGGCGCAGGGCGATCTCCTCGCCCTCCGTGTCGTGGAGGACGGCCAGGCGCAGGCGGTTCTCGCCAGCCCCCTGCATCGGCACGAAGCCGCACAGCTCGAACCCGTCGCTGACCAGACGCTCGCCGTCGCGGACGAAGGCGATGGTGCGCGTCATGCCGCGCATCCGCAGCGGGACGACGAGCCGACCGCCTTCCTTGAGTTGGTGGATCCAGGCCGGTGGGATGTCGGCTGCCTGCACGGTGACGAGGATGCGGTCGTACGGCGCATGGCCGGGCGCGCCGTGCTCTCCGTCGGCGGTGATCACGGTGATTTTCCGGTGACCGGTCGCCTTGAGGAAGTCCTTCGCACGCTGCGTGACATCGCGGTCGATGTCCATCGTGATTACGCGGCCGTGCTCCCCCACCAGCTCGGCGAGATAGGCCGCGTTCACGCCGCCGGAGCCGATCTCCAGGATGTTCATCCCCGGCTGGATATCGGCCTGCTCGATCTGCATCGCCTGGATGCGCGGAGCGGACACCGAGCTGATGTCCACGCCTGTGGCGTCCGTCTTCGTCACAGCGGCGTACTCGGCGTCGTAGGTCCTGGCCATGTCCACCTCGGGAGTGGCCAGGTGCCGGGGGACCGAGCGGAACGCGGCCACCACGCGGGGGCTGCGTGCGGCGCCCAGTTCGATCAGTCGCTGCACCATCGCGTCGCGCAGTTGCTGGTCGGGCACAGGGGCACTGTCGTGGTTCCTGGTCATCATGCTGGGGACGTCATCCATGAGCGTTCTCCTTCTCGGCGGCGTGCGCCGAGGGGGTGAGGACGGGCGTTACGAGGGGCGGAGGCTAGGCAGGCGCCCCGCGCTGGAGTAGTTCGATGCGGCTGGCCCGCTCCCGCTGCGACCTGTCCTTCTGAGGCCAGGGGGCCTCCAGTTCGAGCAGCGGGAGCGGGGTTTGAAGGCCCGCCCAGAGAGCGGCCGACTTCCTACGCGATGTGGGCGGGCGGTCTGTCGAGTGGCGCGCTGGTGGGCCACTGGCCGACGGGGTATGGCTGCGCGAGCGTGGAGGTGGGGGCGCGTTGCCGGCGGATAGCTCGCTCGCTCATGGTCCAGTGGAGCTGTTCGAGCCTGAAGACGCACCACTGGCAGGCGAAGAGGGGAAAGGCCGTATCTGCCA contains the following coding sequences:
- a CDS encoding lantibiotic dehydratase, whose amino-acid sequence is MYRAIDAGVIRASVFPLTATLPPWPDLYGDASADVHRLQEWIAQVWTDDTVAAAIEVATPLLADTVRKVLGGEPRRPRIVRRTAVSLARYLLRMQHRATPFGLFAGPAPIRVGGTARVQWGAEHRAFVHADAVWLKDVITVLERDLEVLRHLHVIADPTCRVRGGSITVQHQPGDADGPTDTRLRRTPAVEAVLALARTPITVGDLTAKLSSDYPETPPAVIEDVLRSLVEHRVLLSSLHAPMTCDDTLGHLVDQLETAEAASDTATKLRQIRTLLIAHNSGPLDNQKSLRAQASARMTALTGITDRTLVVNLRPDCNIVLPEIVTREAERALEVMARITPYPDGSPAWNDYRTRFLERYSMGAIVPLRDLTDPDTGLGFPVGYRRTVLKRPVLATSRRDEYLLALAQNAALNDQREIILSEEDIQALSLGEPDQVPAHVELCFTVLSPSLKDLERGRFALSTAGLSLAAGTTTGRFLTMLERPDRERMTAAYADLPTLTAGAARGQVSSPPLRLPTYNVARAPAVVPNVLSVSEHNPHATLDLDDLGVVADSQRLYLVQLATGRPIEPSVMNAVELANATHPLVRFVCELHRSHAAVLLPFAWGAAAQLLFLPEVRVGRTILSAACWRLRARDLGGDNWAFRFTDWRIRYGVPRTVYVGSDDQRLRLDLDISAHVQLLQAELDRNGTVVLHEAPPESAFGWVGRTHEITVPFAAHQPPTPTPISRTTAVVSRASGRIPGASEWAYLKLYGNSDRVPEVLTTRLPRLLSNWGAEGPNWWFTRYADPDAHLRLRLRLSDPHAFGDVAQRVAAWAAELRAEGLIQRVQWDTDEPETGRYGTGTVLEAAEGFFAADSAAALAQTTLPVPDRLRPAVTAASFVDIADTFLGSPADSRTWLTTNLLKNDGDPAPRDVLTTAIRLITPDPDRASLQSLPDSAYVATTWALRRDTLTAYHQALKANGADPAAVLPSLLHMHHNRVAGIDPDGEATCRRLARAAALSWTARSQGAPR
- a CDS encoding FxLD family lanthipeptide — encoded protein: MAPQNTGTTLKAATDFGADAALDFDLRIETVASAPVLGSLLNDTSDNCGSTCQSACSNSTCIGG
- the fxlM gene encoding methyltransferase, FxLD system, which encodes MDDVPSMMTRNHDSAPVPDQQLRDAMVQRLIELGAARSPRVVAAFRSVPRHLATPEVDMARTYDAEYAAVTKTDATGVDISSVSAPRIQAMQIEQADIQPGMNILEIGSGGVNAAYLAELVGEHGRVITMDIDRDVTQRAKDFLKATGHRKITVITADGEHGAPGHAPYDRILVTVQAADIPPAWIHQLKEGGRLVVPLRMRGMTRTIAFVRDGERLVSDGFELCGFVPMQGAGENRLRLAVLHDTEGEEIALRLDGHPEPDTEALRAALRTARAEAWSGVTLAGDESNEHLDLWLTTALDNLPLMAAKPSARQHGLVASASPLGVPTLVDGDSFAYRTVRATDDADRFELGAVGHGPQGKAVAERLVEEIQTWDREHRGHRAHIEVHPAGTPDDQLPAGRVIDRLHTRITISWP